Proteins from one Lepidochelys kempii isolate rLepKem1 chromosome 6, rLepKem1.hap2, whole genome shotgun sequence genomic window:
- the ASCL3 gene encoding achaete-scute homolog 3, which yields MDSKSYCNFMDTLSIYDSQHVQVTRPFSGDPFVTFHVYPETPTQFTCSEDLPLLPFTSEQLITENFYMDPCNFPYQVAQANYGRGDCSYGPAFIRKRNERERQRVKCVNEGYAKLRRHLPEEYLEKRLSKVETLRAAIKYIHHLQSVLCSDSAVTEKNNLELGHTSKAMAREIQF from the coding sequence ATGGATAGTAAAAGCTACTGTAACTTCATGGACACGTTGTCCATCTACGACTCACAACATGTACAAGTGACTAGGCCTTTCAGTGGGGACCCTTTTGTCACGTTTCATGTGTACCCTGAGACACCGACCCAGTTCACTTGCTCTGAGGATTTGCCACTACTTCCTTTTACATCCGAGCAGTTGATCACAGAGAACTTCTACATGGATCCTTGCAACTTTCCTTACCAAGTGGCCCAGGCTAATTATGGCAGAGGTGACTGTTCTTACGGACCAGCTTTCATCAGAAAAAGGAATGAAAGGGAAAGGCAGAGGGTTAAGTGTGTCAACGAAGGATACGCCAAACTCCGACGTCATCTGCCTGAGGAATACTTAGAGAAACGGCTCAGCAAAGTAGAAACACTTCGAGCTGCAATAAAATACATTCACCATCTACAATCCGTTCTGTGCAGTGATTCTGCAGTGACAGAGAAGAATAACCTGGAACTGGGCCATACTTCCAAGGCAATGGCCAGAGAGATCCAGTTTTGA
- the C6H11orf16 gene encoding uncharacterized protein C11orf16 homolog, protein MENPGRSLFTEHKYCRAMTALDKLSCSNFLTNIDPFSSGSSMVHPAWVTRLLIPQRCSWIGHCPHFPDTACKGLKVWEKSVDIAHVPVLARRESDGFYYLGTIKQEIEGERGTFLVEFDKPPASGDKYSVCVQKTARDDILEYVNRMRHSILPGDKVLAPWEPDLVRYGPGTILLGIETRDPLRASEDEEIMVYFWNDKKVKVPLGVALWIPPDMWERMVEMIHMPFSSRLKFMNPHNTTSSYTSTCRFLRAPIHSCALDDGLSKYRWPRPCPLICPPFHGHCHSVCCSPVHVGCISCSHPKFNAWWPLLSTSLVSQRGTKLQESNNKPTAQLLELEGPKENEPAAAAASSSSSSDLESEEEMCLTKSTMVDSAINTDSSLFEKPKLKDAARPEWKYWKRSHPKSHPRNPGISIPSSKCTKGKAESRAIFCLDMYPVAPTNQSAMFETIEQSQRRHFTLKDVLIHHDFKPSLGPQATPCLEKLGENQIERERQRKACMEQKRKKKFWQQTWEHEREQQAEEKYYTAQEHRRKKLLQHFENEDKKVKEQDIKQNQTMKTKQLTQQRTNLKMQTMAEEDRQKGQQRLAHLQQVKETHDQREFNKCIAEEIKKKQYQEARRRRVKTQYKLMAEKIFQDEKQKGK, encoded by the exons ATGGAGAATCCAGGAAGATCCTTGTTTACAGAGCACAAGTACTGCAGAGCAATGACAGCACTAGATAAACTCTCATGCAGCAACTTCCTAACTAATATCGATCCCTTCTCTAGTGGGTCTTCCATGGTGCATCCTGCTTGGGTTACCAGACTTCTCATCCCACAAAG gTGCTCATGGATCGGCCACTGTCCACATTTCCCTGACACAGCATGTAAGGGGCTGAAGGTGTGGGAAAAATCAGTGGACATTGCTCATGTTCCTGTTTTAGCAAGAAGGGAATCTGATGGGTTTTATTATCTTGGTACGATAAAACAGGAGATAGAG GGCGAAAGAGGAACTTTCCTGGTAGAGTTTGACAAACCACCTGCATCGGGTGACAAGTATTCAGTATGTGTGCAAAAAACAGCCAGGGATGACATCCTTGAATATGTCAACAGAATGAGGCACTCCATACTCCCTGGAGACAAAGTGCTGGCACCCTGGGAACCAGACCTTGTCAGATATGGCCCTGGAACCATCCTCCTGGGCATTGAGACACGGGATCCCCTGAGAG CCTCAGAGGATGAAGAAATCATGGTCTATTTTTGGAATGACAAGAAAGTGAAAGTACCACTAGGTGTGGCCTTATGGATTCCACCAGACATGTGGGAAAGGATGGTTGAGATGATTCACATGCCCTTCAGCAGCAGATTAAAGTTTATGAACCCCCACAACACTACTAGCTCTTACACTTCTACTTGCAGATTTCTAAGAGCCCCCATCCATTCATGTGCTTTAGATGATGGGCTAAGTAAGTACAGGTGGCCACGGCCATGCCCATTAATCTGCCCCCCCTTTCATGGTCACTGTCACAGTGTATGCTGTTCACCAGTCCATGTGGGATGTATCAGCTGCTCCCATCCCAAATTCAATGCCTGGTGGCCTCTACTATCCACATCTTTGGTCTCTCAAAGAGGCACTAAACTGCAAGAGTCCAATAACAAACCCACGGCACAACTTCTAGAATTGGAAGGTCCAAAGGAAAATgaaccagcagctgctgctgcttcttcctcctcctcttctgatTTAGAAAGTGAGGAGGAGATGTGCCTAACTAAGAGCACGATGGTGGATAGTGCTATTAATACAGATTCCAGTCTTTTTGAAAAGCCCAAACTGAAAGATGCTGCAAGACCTGAGTGGAAGTATTGGAAGAGAAGCCACCCCAAGTCACATCCTAGGAATCCAG GAATCAGCATTCCCAGCAGCAAGTGTACAAAGGGGAAAGCAGAATCCAGAGCCATTTTCTGCTTGGACATGTACCCTGTTGCACCAACCAACCAGAGTGCAATGTTTGAAACTATTGAGCAGTCTCAGAGAAGACATTTCACACTGAAAGATGTCTTaatccaccatgatttcaagCCATCACTGGGA CCGCAGGCCACTCCTTGTTTAGAGAAACTTGGAGAAAATCAAATAGAACGTGAACGCCAAAGAAAAGCCTGCAtggaacaaaaaagaaagaaaaaattctGGCAGCAGACGTGGGAGCATGAAAGAGAACAGCAGGCTGAAGAGAAATACTACACTGCACAGGAACACCGGAG gaaaaagctgctgcagcattttgAGAATGAAGATAAGAAGGTAAAAGAACAAGATATAAAGCAGAATCAGACAATGAAAACAAAGCAACTCACACAGCAGAGGACAAACCTGAAAATGCAGACTATGGCAGAGGAGGACAGGCAGAAAGGACAGCAAAGACTAGCTCATCTGCAACAAGTCAAAGAGACACATGATCAGAGGGAATTTAATAAGTGTATAGctgaagaaattaaaaagaaacaatatCAG GAAGCCCGAAGGAGAAGAGTGAAGACCCAGTACAAGTTAATGGCAGAAAAGATCTTTCAAGATGAAAAACAGAAGGGAAAGTAA